GACGTCGCCCACGCCTGGCGTCTGCTACTCCGCCGAACCCCAACTCGACTCCTTTGCCCCGCGCGTCGTGGGCCGGCGCCACCGAAGAGCTCGTCGTCCACCTCAACGCGTATGTACGCCACCTCGGCGCGCTCGGGCACACGCCTGCCGAGTGCCAGCGCAGGGCCAGGGCGCTTGAACACTTTTGGCGACACTGCACGGCAGTCGGCGTTACCACCGTCGCCGCGCTTTCGTCGCGTCACGTGGAGTCCTTCCAAGACGCACTCGTGCCAGCGGCGACCCGCCCCAACCCGCTGCGCTCGGTAGACGCGACCATTCGGATTCTCGGAACTACACGCGGGTTCCTTATATGGTTGATGCGCACGGGACGGATCCATCGCAATCTCGCGGCAGCACTCTCACCGATACCACGGCCGACCGTCCCTCCTCCCATGGTCTTGACGTCGAGTGAGGTTGACCGTGCGCTCAACGGCATCCGAACGCAGACGGCGATAGGTGTTCGGGATCGGGCGATGCTCGAGCTGCTCCATGCCACCGCGATGCGGCGTGGCGAACTGGCCGGGCTTGACGTGGGCGACGTCGACTTGGACCGTGCCCTCGTCCGAATTCGCCGCGGAAAGGGTGGGCGCAGTCGCATTGTCCCGCTCGGTCGCCGAGCTGCCGCGTGGGTACGCCACTACATCGATCGCGCGCGGCTGATTGCGCTGAAAGACGTCCGGCAACCGGCGCTATTCCTCTCACGGCGTGGACGTCGGGTTGGCGTGAAGACCGTGACCGCGCGCATGCATGCCTGCCTTCGCCGCGCCGGCGTGGCGAAAGGCGGGAGTTGCCACATCATCCGCCACAGCGTGGCGACGCTGATGCACGAAGCCGGCGCGGACATCCGCGACCTGCAGGCGTTGCTCGGACACTCGTTGCTGACGAGCACGCAACTCTACACTCGCGTCTCAATGCAACATCTTCAAGCCGTACACCGACGCACCCATCCCTCTGAGCGCTGGCCGACCACGGGCTTCCCGCCCGACTGATCCTGCCGGAGTTACGCTTCCAGGCCGTCCGGGGGCCGTGCGTCAGCGTGCAAGGGGCGCCTTGCGCGAGACAAGGAAATGGTAGACCAGGGCAGCAATGACGTTTCCGGCCAGCAAGAGGAGGACGGTGATGGGCTTTGGAACGGTTCTCTCCCGCGATTCATGGAGCGCTAGCCAAACGGCACCGCACCACCCCGCGATCATCAGGGCCGCGCCCGCCGCGAGCGCCAGCCCGAGAATGCCACTTCCGATCGAACTCCCGTTCGCCGCGATGAGACCGCGCTGGATGGGCGGGACGTAGGCAACGAACGAGGCGAAAACGAGCGCCACTGTCGTCCAAGCACCCACAGCGAGAGTGCGACGTGCTAGGGCATCCGCTCTTCCGTCTTCGCTTCTCATGGTGATGGATCTCCTGAAGAGGCTTGCGACGTACCTACGCTAACAGGTGGAGCGCCGCTGCGGGCGCCTCCCCAGAGCTGACGGCCCGCCTTGAGCAGATCAAGGCTGGCCCCGGCAAGTGCGATCAACGACTCGCCAACGTGCAGCTTGACCGACCCGCCAAGCGGCCCGACGTTCAACGACACACCCACATTCAAGTCTCTGGAAGCGGAGAATCCCTCGCCCTCAACGGTGACACCACC
This window of the Gemmatimonadaceae bacterium genome carries:
- a CDS encoding tyrosine-type recombinase/integrase; translation: MVLTSSEVDRALNGIRTQTAIGVRDRAMLELLHATAMRRGELAGLDVGDVDLDRALVRIRRGKGGRSRIVPLGRRAAAWVRHYIDRARLIALKDVRQPALFLSRRGRRVGVKTVTARMHACLRRAGVAKGGSCHIIRHSVATLMHEAGADIRDLQALLGHSLLTSTQLYTRVSMQHLQAVHRRTHPSERWPTTGFPPD